The DNA region GACATGTTCGAGACGGTGTGGGACACGACCTGCTTCAGCCGCGGCCTGTTCGGCCTGGGGCAGGACAAGGCGCACATCGAGCGCGTGCTGCGTGCCCTGTCGCTGTGGGACAAGCGACATGAGAAGATCATGACCCTGTCGGGCGGCATGAAGCGCCGCGTGCTGATCGCCAAGGCGCTGGCCCACGAGCCGCGCGTACTGTTTCTCGATGAGCCGACCGCCGGCGTGGACGTCGAGCTGCGGCGCGAGATGTGGGACCTCATGCGCCGTCTGCAGGACGACGGGGTCACGATCATCCTGACGACCCACTATATCGCCGAGGCCGAGGAGATGGCCGATCGGGTCGGCGTCATCCACAAGGGCGCGCTGGTGGTGGTGGACGAGACACGCGCGTTGATGAGCAGGCTCGGGAAGAAGCAGCTCACCCTGCACCTGCAGTCCCCGCTGCAGGAAATCCCGGCGGAACTCGGGCCCTGGGAACTCGAGCTGGACGATGACGGGTGCGAGTTGCGGCTGGAGTTCCGCACGGGCGAGGAGCAGTCCCGCATCCCGTCCCTGCTCAAGCGCATCGGCGAGCTCGGCATCGAGTTTCGCGACCTCAACACGCGGCAGAGTTCGCTGGAGGAGATCTTCGTGGACCTGGTGAACGAGCGATGAGCGCGGCGTCGAGGGTCAACCTGCGCGGCATGCGCGCCATCTACCTGTTCGAGATGGCGCGTTTCAGGCGCACGCTGTGGCAGAGCCTGGCCACGCCCGTCATCACCACCGCGCTGTATTTCGTGGTGTTCGGTTCGGCCATCGGCGGGCGCATCGGGACCATCGACGGCGTGAGCTACGCCGCCTTCATCGTGCCGGGGCTGATCATGCTCACCGTGTTCACCGAGAGCCTGAGCAACGCGGCCTTCGGGATCTACATGCCGAAGTTCAACGGCACCAGCTACGAGTTGCTGTCGGCGCCGATCTCGCCGCTCGAGACCGTGCTCGCCTTCGTGGGCGCCGCCGCGACCAAGTCGGTGATTCTCGGGCTGGTGATCCTCGCGACCGCCGCGACGTTCGTGCCGCTGGAGTTGCAGCATCCCGTCTGGATGTTCTGCTACCTGGTGCTCGTGGCGCTGGCATTCAGCCTCGCCGGGTTCATCATCGGCCTCATGGCGGAGGGCTTCGAGGCGCTGCAGTTCGTGCCGATGCTGGTCATCACGCCGTTGAGCTTCCTCGGCGGGGCCTTCTACTCGATCCGCATGCTGCCCGAGACCTTCCAGGCGGTCAGCCTGTTGAACCCGATCGTCTACGTGATCAGCGGCTTCCGCTGGAGTTTCTACGGCAGCGGCGACGTTTCGATCGGCGTCAGCATGGCGGTCCTGGGGACTTTTCTCGTCGCCAGTTTCGGCTTCGTGTGGTGGGTTTTCCGCAGCGGTTACCGGCTCAAGAGCTGAGCCGGCAACCGCGCTGGTATCCCGTTGGAGCCGCGATCGCAAAGCGCGGCACCCTGTGTCGACGCCTATCTTTCCGGG from Wenzhouxiangella sp. XN24 includes:
- a CDS encoding ABC transporter permease, whose product is MSAASRVNLRGMRAIYLFEMARFRRTLWQSLATPVITTALYFVVFGSAIGGRIGTIDGVSYAAFIVPGLIMLTVFTESLSNAAFGIYMPKFNGTSYELLSAPISPLETVLAFVGAAATKSVILGLVILATAATFVPLELQHPVWMFCYLVLVALAFSLAGFIIGLMAEGFEALQFVPMLVITPLSFLGGAFYSIRMLPETFQAVSLLNPIVYVISGFRWSFYGSGDVSIGVSMAVLGTFLVASFGFVWWVFRSGYRLKS
- a CDS encoding ABC transporter ATP-binding protein, which codes for MQPIIHIRNLGKTYASGLKALQSIDLEIRRGEIFALLGPNGAGKTTLISILCGLVTPGEGTAAVDGHDIVRDYRAARAVIGLVPQELHTDMFETVWDTTCFSRGLFGLGQDKAHIERVLRALSLWDKRHEKIMTLSGGMKRRVLIAKALAHEPRVLFLDEPTAGVDVELRREMWDLMRRLQDDGVTIILTTHYIAEAEEMADRVGVIHKGALVVVDETRALMSRLGKKQLTLHLQSPLQEIPAELGPWELELDDDGCELRLEFRTGEEQSRIPSLLKRIGELGIEFRDLNTRQSSLEEIFVDLVNER